tcaagacaccTGGGAACTAAAAAAAAGGTTGAATCttgatgatgtcagtgatcttcaggtcgtagctctagaaagaggccagagtacccggatttacaattccgagttggatgaaagttcaaaacgtattttcccagtcgtagcTCGTTTTTCCTGAGTTCCTAGTTCTCTTGAACTTACGAGTCAGATTTTGAGATTTTGCAGTTCCGACTTGTTATTTTGACCGCGGCACAAATCATGtttaattgacagcatggccaatgttgaatgtttatcattttaaactaggAAAGGAGCCCCTTAATCTTAGACTTGGGACCGCACaaccactccactgaatagcaggctagtgattgctttgcaagcTTGTatttagccactgattccttccaaaccactcattgttgaatttgctatttccaacttgttgtgcaatgtttatgtccaatggccgatgagcatcgAGACATTTTATCTTTAATttttcttcatatgacaaggattaaaaaggatttgccagtagattgtcgacttgctTCACGATGATAACTGCTAGCGATGATAACTGCTAAGATTTTGAAGGTATGATGTTGACAAGATCAGTCCAAccaaagctactgtacattgtcatgactgtcctgaccaggtcaggttacaggagaccacaacgctacagattatctctcaaccccaacagaggaggagagatctaggggtctgaagatgtggggagttttatgacccctcacggccctggtaaatctcaggccacagacaaattcctttgtcctgttactatggagaaccagccttagaacattaaacatgaaatgaagggactttggaacaatggttaaggttaatagatgacgttatatTACAAAAACATTGTAATGTGAAGTTTTCATAGtagatgtttgatgtttatacattgtacgttgtatggaacatatccaaatcaaagagaatgttttggggaagatgaaatgttaagttagttgtctaaaattggatttgaatcaaatctagaccttgcctcattaacttggtacTCCCAGTGAATTACCCTAaaaggcggttacgcccactcctgacccaagggtataaaacctgtaaGTATAGAATTTACTAGAAGACTACATGACCCAAGCTGCAGCAAGGTCTAAAAAGTAAACTAACCCAGAACGCAACGCAAGTTTGAGGACAAAGAAATCCTTTTCTAtccaagctacggatgagtagttGTCTAAGtgggtgaattcaagtcgaaccacctagcctccatctcccatcgaatcgtggtatctaaagggtttcattcctatgctgtgagctctgagctgcAGAGCtttctgtcctcagaagaccccttccagagcaaagggtgagggaacagactcctaagccaaaaaggacactgacatcgggaGGACGCTCAGAGAGGTGCGCCGGAGTAGTGCGTCATCGAACAGCTACGCAGAGAATCCTCTGAGAGCatccccacgtaattacatcattatattctgacccataagagcggcagtttggggcaaggctagggtcAGAATAGcgtagctgacaaattcacccaaatatatatttcacttgtgtacttccttttttctctctcttcctaaatCCCCATtgtgggtaacacgcgccatagtgtgttggcccgttgtcctaagttctaatcaatagcctataatgtgttttgtctatgtgtatcttttatcatcattttagctttttagtaaataaatattaaactaagattggtgtggtacgaattcattggtgagaccctggtccgtgcagattcacggGCTACAAGGCGTTCAGAACGAGATTGGTAGAagcaactggttaattagcggctgttgtaaaaatCGATATTCGGATATTCTTTGAGttcatttgggaaatagaaactcaataaaaactagttttcccatggtgccccaggttaatgagttaataattgcttgattcactTAATCATGCAATTAGAAACTTTAATCATTCGATGaacaacagtcgtcacattaactaatacaacgtcacgacaacatataacgtgatttgacgtaattttatctgtggccaacgaccttgagccttcttggatgggcacttctaatgtaactcgatggcagcacccaaggggcttgaattttcaatctatacccttagacttggcagtgatgtagtgtccccatgGGTGACAAAACACTGACTCAATCACGACGCAACGCtccatattttctgctggcttgccccgccaccaaagaaagcactgagcttaGATGAAACACCTgcgttttggagctgccttattcAAGAAAACAAAAGAGACCATGATTGTAATGAGCTTTATAAACTCAATGATATATTACATTTTTTGACatggtttgcaaactgatatgtgacatgtgttaatgccaaaataacatgcaaaacaggcattgctaaaaatgtggggctctgtcccacctgccctgaatgacgggtcgctaTTAACAAGGACTCAGATCTCTTAAATCTTCCATACATTGTCAGTCATACTAATGTAACTGTGTCTGAGGTTTGCGAATGACATTTCCCCTCTGTCTGCGTCTCCCCCCAGAGAGCCTGCTCAGAGCTAGCCACATTCATGCTTGAGGTTCTGGGCCCGTATGCCATCAACGTGACCACAGCCATTTCCCTATGCCAGGGGCATGGCCACTGCTTGCGCCACAAATACAAGAGCTACGCCTACCTGCACCTGCCGCCCTCCAACTTTCTGATGacagagaggaaggtagagatgGTGCAGGTCACGGACCAGCTGGACCCTGGCAACCTGGAGGCCCGGAAGAGGGACTTAAAGTGTCAGTGTTATGAATCCCTGGAGGGGCCAGTCACCGATGAGGTCCTCAAGGACAGGGCTGAGGTCAGGGCACAGAGTGCCCTTCCAGCTAGACTGAATCCCCCCTTATTGAGTGAGCTGAACCAGGAAACCAGCCCCACCCTCGCTCTCTTGAACCACAGTGGACCGTCACTCACTGCACCTCTCCTACCGGTATTAACCACAGCTTTAAGCCTTAGCCTGGACACAGATTTATGCCTGAACTCCTGACTAACCTGCAGGACTATCAGGTCAGGCTAAAGACTGTCGCATTAGTGTATAAAAAAGGAGCATGGTACAAAATAGATCTATTTCTAAAAGTGAAATCTGAAAATTATAATTTTATTTTGGAAAGTGGATCCTTTTTGAGTCTGTGTTGTCtaaacaaacaaatacagtttttaTTCATAGGATGCGGTTAACATTGCCATACTTTGTCTCGTcgacagttgtgtgtgtgtgtgtttacttcataACAGGGCAGTACTGGATGTTTctggggcggtaggtagcctagcggttaagagcatttgGCTAGTAACTGAAACGTCGctagttcgaatccccaagcagACTAGATGAAAAGTTTGtcactgtgcccttgagcaagacacttaaccctacttgctctggataagagtatctgAAATCATAAAAATGTACTAATTTTTGTTCATCTGCACACTTTTCTTCTCTCTATTCCTTACATGTGAATGGCTTTGTTGTAATATGGTTCCCAAGTTGGTTTCCTCAAACACACATTCTACAACATGTTTCTGCAGTCATATCAACAGAGATGATTTCACCATTCAACATTACCTTTGTGTTCTTACTGGTCATGCTACTGTGATTACAATAAATCATGCCTTTTTTCTGTGGAAATGTACTAATATGTTATATAAAATGTATTGGATGCACTCTAGATTTCCTATATCTATGCACTCATGTCATCACAACCAAACAAGGAACAAAAACAGACAGCTACTCTTTGCAGCTCATGTAAATTTGTTATTTTTCTTAAAATATACACATAGGACAAAAATCATTTTTTTGTTACAGAAAGATATGCACAAAGGTGCTTCTGATTGTACAGAGATATTATTAAGAGCAGTTAGAGGaggccatccctctctccccagacaAACAtgcgtcccccccccccccaaagtctaAAGTCCTACAGCCCATTCCCTTTTATATATAGTGTGCGGGTGCTGCCTTATCTAGGTGGGTCTTCAGCAGGTCTGACGACATCTGGTAACATACAAGTCCTGTAAGGGCATGTTACATGTAATGGCTGTCCAGAACCTCTCACCATGGCAACACAATTTAAGCCAAATAGACGTTTTAGAAATTGAGACAGGCCTACCTACCAGCAAGCCTGTGACATGACAAAAAGGTACCACAGTCTCCTAAAGCACAACAATCTATCCAGGGAACACCGAGGAGAGCTTTACAGGGAATGGCTTTTGGTTGGTAACAGCCTGATAACTAACAGGTATAGAACATGGAGGGACTGCCCTTTATACAATATAATATGTACCCCCACACCTTCAGCTGTCTCATGTCACTATTAAAACCTGCCACAGGCAGTTTCAGGAACCGGCCTAAGAAATGACTAACATCTAAATCTTATCACAACCGTTCCTAAAGCTCATGCTCCATACAAATCAGACCTTATTCggcacatgcttcataaacaacaggccCTTCCCGACAAtacagagaaaaaaagagaaataatagaaaagtaaaacattaaataatagatacacaatgagtaatgataacttgagGGAGAGAGTGCCACCTTgtgggcagcagcagttagtGCAATCTGAACCAAGTGGGTCGGACGGGAATACATTAAGAAAAGCATCAAGTGTTCCGTTTCCTTCCAGTTCTGTCAGGTGGAGGGCTCCTAGCCGAGTGAGGATCTCAGGGGAGGGGCGTCTCCATGGGGAGGTGTGAGGAGAGGGGGTTAATGTAGATCACCCATGAAGCTGGCATGATTAGTAGCAGTGATTCCAGGGGGGTCATTAGGTTAACAAAGTGTTTGCAGTGGACGAGGGTCTCTGGGGGAGAGGGGTCTCCAGGGTGGAGGGGCTACTTGCAAATAGCTTCCAGGGCATCCAGGGTGCGCTTGATGTCCCGGATCTGGGCAGCCAGGGTGTGGATAGGCTGCATGGAACGGTCAAGCTCCTCACAGCGCGCCATCAGCGTGTACATTCCCTATGAACACACACGATGGAATACATGGAGGAAGTGAGCACACATCATATACTTATGACACAACAAGCATCCATAATTGCCATTGATCATAATTCAACTCATGTCTAGCCAAGCTCGCTCTTCTCTCACCTTTATGCTCATGTCAACAGACTCCCCCAGGCTGTCCACGGAGTCTCTGTAGGTTTGGATGTATCCCACACTCAGCGCTGTCATCTGGACACACACAGATAaagacatacactgagtgtacaaacattaggaacaccttcctaacattgagttgcacccccttttaacctcagaacagcctcaattcgtcagggcatggactctacaacgtGTCGAAGGCATTCtactgggatgctggcccatgttgggatgctggcccatgttgactccaatgcttcccacagttgtcagttgaccattcttgaaacacacTGGAAACTGTGGAGCAGCAATGTTGCACTTCTTAACACCTAACACCTAATACCAAAGGCACTTAAATTGTTTGTGttttccattcaccctctgaatggcacacatacacaatccatgtttcaaggcataaaaatccttctttaacatgtcttctccccttcatctacactgattgaagtggatttaacaggtgatattaataagggatcatagcttttcacctggattcaactgTTTGATGgaaagcaggtgttcttaatgttttgtaaactcagctATTAACATACCAGACCCTTAATAGCAAACCCTTAATATCAGCAACTTGCAATGTATATCAGGGTAGGACTAAAAGGATAGTTGAATGCAGATCAAAATGGTCCATGTTTGTGAACAAACTGAGCTCACGTACGTTCTGGATGGTTCCGTTGAGGCTGCGCATCATCAGCTCCACACTGTGGGCAACATCCTGAGTGTGTCTCTGTAGGTCCACCAGGACAGCAGGGTCGATGGGAGGGATGTCTGCCGGCTGCCGCAACGACGACCCCCGACCCCTGCTACTGATGGAACCCGAGCAGTCCGCtggatacagaaagagagagacagaaacacacaggaaATTACTACCTTATCTCGACAGTCTACAAAGCAAACCAAATCAGCCTCCCTCATCCAAGCAGTGCTAGGACACTCATCGGTCCTCCCACCCTTCCTGAGGATGCTAATCTAATCACAAGAGGAAAGGGGAAGAATTTATTTGATTTGGAACTCGGCCTTCAACTGCAGCTTCTAACACTGACGCATCACTGAAATCATAACAGTGAACCAGCATTTCACTGATCACCAGGGTCGTAGTCAGGTAAaccgtagcaaaacgttttgcaacagaaaacaagTGTATCTTACTGGACAAGTTCAGGTGATCTCTCACTGTTTTAGTCAGTTTGGTTCCTAATGAAAACCCAGGAGAATAACCATCCGTCCTCCGGTGTTATactcacagtcacagtcacagtccaGGCTGGGCTTGGAGCTCATCTTGATCTTCTGCTCCAGGTTGCGGCAGATGAAGTGAGTCAGGTCCCCGTCGTGGCTGACTGTTCCCTCCAGCTCCAGGGCAGAGGAGATGGTGGCCCTGCGGCCCTCTGGTTGGCCCCCCCGGCCACCACCCCCTCCCCCGCACGCCTGGCTGATCTCATCCAGACTCTTGCTGTCCTGCATGCCCCGGACGATGCGCTCCCGCTCTGGGACGTTCCGCACATGCACCTGGGCCATGACGTGTGGCGGGCAGGGGCTGCTGTCTGATGAATTCCTCTTGGCTGGGCCAGAGCTTGGGCTGGGAGCTGCTGCTGAGGGCTCCTCTGTAAGCTGAGAGGAAGAGGCAGTCTTACATACCGGTACCAGACGTATGAACAAACATATATTATCCTTACTATTGCAGGTGGTCAAAAAAATCCATACATAAACAAAACATTTCCGCATTACAATGGTTAAAGTATAATTTTCTATTCTTGAGCTGTTGGCTCTGGCACTTCAACAATTATGTACAGGGGCAGTAGCGGTCTATATGGCAGACTCACCTGAGCTGAGACTTCAGCCTGGGTGTTTCCTGAATGCTgctcctcgctctcctcctcctgcttctcctcctctgttactacAGAACAGCAGTTACAAggctctgtgtgttctgtctctgacgGAAGTGTGTCTGCACTGGGAGTGTCCCTCTGTGGGGCTGTGTCTTTGGATGGAATGCTTGTTGCGGTGGCGGTATGCTGtgagtctctagacagaacatcATTTAGGGGCTCATCTGTTTGGAGGGGTCCAGTGAGGGACATGTCTCGAGGGGCCGGGTGTGGGTTTGTGTCTGTCGTGCATGTGGCAGTGGGACGGGAGGGCTGTGATAGGAGCgtgtctttgtgttgtttgtCTGAATGGGACATGTAGTTGTGAGGAGTGTCTATGGGGTCTTCTTGTACATGgcatgctctctctccatccacacaGTTTTCAGTCTCTTCAGGGGTCCCATCAAGGGATCCGTGCCCAGGCCTTGGCACCCTGCCCCCAAACTTCAGGAGCTGCGAGGGGGTAGTAGGGGAGTAGATGTGCGGGCCATTCTCACTGCAGGATCCAGGGGAGTCTGGTGTATCCACCCCATTGGCTGCTTCCGGCACATATGTGTCAATCACAGAGAAGAGGCTCATCCCTCCACCTGCTGCATTCAATATGTTAGAAAACAGACATACAACTATAAATAACTGGGTTGGATTCAACAAATCATTGCACATCAACTTGCCCACCTAGGACTCTAGCTTCTCTTTGTAATTGGGGCTTGTTTGCTTTCAAGGGACGGTGGGAGAAAGACTAACATATTACACACAATGCTTTCTATTAATCTCTTGATAACAGCCAAACGTCCCAACAAACTGGATTGAGTTTGagttgattttttatttttacagggacattaatcaacgtttcagtaaaagtgccggttttagccagccggctaattttcaaccgcagtccctgggcaggttattaaaaacgattacaatatagacaatagcaacatagaacaagcaagacatagcaacataggacaagcaagacatagcatacagacagagcaacataggacaagcaagacgtagcatacagacagagcaacataggacaaaaagcagcaagacaaaattcataaaagcaacaaagtgtttccacacctcacaagctacagacaacagacaacatggaaagcggcaacacacagctagggaccatgttcacaaatctgattgacctttagccatgtcttcaagcattttgtgaaagtgtgatatgtggtgcagttgtgtgtctgatggcagagtatttattccagacatgggaagctctcacagagaatgcagatttactaaaggtgcttttccttaggggaactatacagtcatctctcatggcagaccttgtggatctgctgccatatgtctgggttttctgtttaacaaaaatattgagtggagggggagccaggccattaaggatcttgaatacaagacatgcgtcggtgtattgcacaagattttcccaactcaagagttcatgttttctaaggatgtgacaatgatgatggctattgggcttcctatcaagcactttgagagcctgtttgtagacagactgaatgggttttaatgttgtacagcaagcttgggcccaactagtcaagcagtatgttaagtgggggagtatcatattgttgaagtacagttttgctacctctgtagtcaaacaatttcgtataaatcggaaattagctaggttgaatttagttatttgaatgacctttttcacatgctttttaaaagagaggttggaatcaagtatgatgccgaGGTACTTAAAATAGACATctatagacatctggctcagtagcatcttttgccctctttgtgaagaacatgcaaacagtttttcacacattgagatgcaaacacgagtcactgagccactttgtaacctggaccgttacagtagtgagttcttgttcagcttgttgtttgctctttgcatgcacatatatcactgtatcatctgcatacatttgaacttcagacccagtaaagacagaaggcagatcattaatgtacaggctgaacaggagggggaTTAGTTGCGTCGAAGTAACTTCCAGTACCGGTAGCCAGCATACATTGGAAGACCCACCAAACTAAACTGTCAACAATACTACTTTGCAGCTCAACGCAATCCAAAAaaatagaggttgaccgattatgatttttcaacatcgataccgattattggaggaccaaaaaagccgataccaattaaattggtcaattaaaaaaatatatatatttgtaataatgacaattacaaaacttattttaacttaatataatacaccaataaaaatcaatttagcctcaaataatgaaacatgttcaatttgatttaaattatgcaaaaacaaagtgttggagaagtaaaagtgcaatatgtgccatgtaaaaaagctaacgtttgagttccttgctcagaacctgagagcatatgaaagttggtggttccttttaacatgagacttcaatattccaaggtaagaggttttaggttgtagttaatatagtatttataggactatttctctctataccatttgtatttcatatacctttgactattggatgttcttataggcactatagtattgccagtgtaacagtatagcttccgtccctctcctcgcccctacctgggctcgaaccaggaacacatcgacaacagccacactcgacgcagcgttacccatcgctccacaaaagccgcagcccttgcagagcaagaggaataactactccaagtctcagagcgagtgacgtttgaaaagctattagcgcacacccagctaactagctagccatttcacatcggttacaccagccattaggctaataggcttgaagtcaaacaacactgtgcttgcgaagagctgctggcaaaacgcacgaaagtgctgtttgaatgaatgcttaggagccagctgctgcctaccatcgctcagtcagactgctctatcaaatcatagacttcattataacacacagaaatacgagcctttggtcattaatatggtcaaatccggaaactataatttcaaaaacaacatgtttattatttcagttaaatacggaacagttcggtattttatctaacgggtggcatccctaagtctaaatattcttgttacatgcacatccttcaatgttatgtcataattacgtaaaattctggcaaattagttcgcaatgagccaggctgcccaaactgttgcatataccctaactctgcatgcaatgaacgcaagagaaatgacacaatttcaactggttaatatagcctgctaacctggatttcttttagctaattatgcaggtttaaaaatatatacttctgtgtattgatttgaaGAAAGGGATTGGTGTTTATGATTAGGTAAAGTAGTCcaaagattgtgcttttttcgcaaatgcacttttgttaaatcatcccccagcgttgcatcgattatatgcaacgcaggacacgctagataaaagtaatatcatcaaccatgtgtagttataactagtgattatgattgattgattgtttttttataagataagtttaatgctagctagcaacttaccttgccTTCTACTGCATTCgagtaacaggcaggctcctcttggagtgcaatgagaggcaggtggttagagcgttggactagttaactgtaaggttgcaagattggatccctcgagctgacaaggtgaaaatctgtcgttctgcccttgaacaaggcagttaacccaccgttcctaggcagtcattgaaaataataatgtgttcttaactgactttcctagttaaataaaaaaaaggtaaaaaaataataatacatatatatatatattttttttaaattggcgcccaaaaataaaacttgaaatcgtccccaattaaatcggccattccgattagtcggtcgacctctaccaaTAAACACATGAAAACTAAAATATAACAAAGGTTGCGTGAGTACAATACGAGATAAGAATATCTTTGGCCAAcaacagctaacgttagctaacttacCTCATAAAGACACAGGCTGTCAGTTTGCCAGAAGACACCAACTCTACCGTTACACTTgtttacactgagctgcactggggTCAGAAAGCAATCATGGTTACATTAAGACAGCGTTGAGCCAGTACGAGATATGGGTCAGAAAACGTATTTCAATTCAGGGATTCCACTGTACCTTTATCCACAATGCTCCATCGAGAAGATCGAAGGCTACTGCTAGTTTTCCCGGAAAACTGCCCTTTTCGTCCTCAACCACAGTAGTCATTACGGAATGGCACGTTGTATTGAACATCAAAAGGAGCTGATTGGCCGACACTGCCATTCCATGGTTGAGCAAGCATGGAGAGTACGGAGATAGCCCAAAAGTCTGGCTAAGGAACAGATTGGTTTTGGAAAAACGCCCTCAGTGTGTGGTCTGAAagcagtggcccgttcctgtaggttcatgctctacaacatctgcagagtacgaccctgcctcacacaggaagcggcgcaggtcctaatccaggcacttgtcatctcccgtctggattactgcaactcgctgttggctgggctccctgcctgtgccattaaacccctacaactcatccagaacgccgcagcccgtctggtgttcaaccttcccaagttctctcacgtcaccccgctcctctgctctctccactggcttccagttgaagctcgcatccgctacaagaccatggtgcttgcctacggagctgtgaggggaacggcacctcagtacctccaggctctgatcaggccctacacccaaacaagggcactgcgttcatccacctctggcctgctcgcctccctaccactgaggaagtacagttcccgctcaagcccagtcaaaactgttcgctgctctggccccccaatggtggaacaaactccctcacgacgccaggacagcggagtcaatcaccaccttccggagacacctgaaaccccacctctttaaggaatacctacgataggataaagtaatccatctcacccccccccccttaaaagatttagatgcactattgtaaagtggctgctccactggatgtcataaggtgaacgcaccaatttgtaagtcgctctggataagagcgtctgctaaatgacttaaatgtaaatgtaaatgcaatacagaggaagaaggcactgcaATAGCGTGGTTAATGAACAGATGTCATTATGGACAGCGAGGAAGAAAAAGAAGAGCGGAGTGCAGAGGGAAGATGCGTTTCAGGAAGAATGGCGCCAAGTACAAACAGCACTGTGTATTCTTTGATACACTATACAGta
Above is a genomic segment from Oncorhynchus gorbuscha isolate QuinsamMale2020 ecotype Even-year linkage group LG10, OgorEven_v1.0, whole genome shotgun sequence containing:
- the LOC124045756 gene encoding BLOC-1-related complex subunit 6-like; translation: MSLFSVIDTYVPEAANGVDTPDSPGSCSENGPHIYSPTTPSQLLKFGGRVPRPGHGSLDGTPEETENCVDGERACHVQEDPIDTPHNYMSHSDKQHKDTLLSQPSRPTATCTTDTNPHPAPRDMSLTGPLQTDEPLNDVLSRDSQHTATATSIPSKDTAPQRDTPSADTLPSETEHTEPCNCCSVVTEEEKQEEESEEQHSGNTQAEVSAQLTEEPSAAAPSPSSGPAKRNSSDSSPCPPHVMAQVHVRNVPERERIVRGMQDSKSLDEISQACGGGGGGRGGQPEGRRATISSALELEGTVSHDGDLTHFICRNLEQKIKMSSKPSLDCDCDSDCSGSISSRGRGSSLRQPADIPPIDPAVLVDLQRHTQDVAHSVELMMRSLNGTIQNMTALSVGYIQTYRDSVDSLGESVDMSIKGMYTLMARCEELDRSMQPIHTLAAQIRDIKRTLDALEAICK